From the Blastocatellia bacterium genome, the window ACGGAACTGCTGCTCTATGCTGCCGACCGCGCTCAGCACGTCTATGAACGCATTTTGCCGGCGCTGCGCGAAGGGCGTGTGGTGCTATGCGATCGCTACACAGACGCCACACGAGCGTATCAAGGCTACGGTCGAGGATTCGATTTAGCGTGGATTGAATCGCTCATGGAGTTTGCCACCGGTGGCTTAAAACCGGATTTGACCATCCTGCTTGATGTAGACGTGGCCGTGGCCCGACAACGGTTGCAAGGGCGCCGCGAGCGCGTCGGCTCGGCCAGCCATGATCGGCTTGACGCTGAAGACATTCAGTTTCATGAGCGTGTCCGTCAGGCTTATCTGGAGTTGGCTCGCCAAGAGCCTGATCGCATCAAGGTCGTCTCCGCCGCCGGCACGCCGCAGCAGTCATGTCAAGCCGCGCTTGAATGGGTCTTGCGTCTGTTGGGCCTCCAGCAGTGAGTTATGTCGTGGA encodes:
- the tmk gene encoding dTMP kinase produces the protein MIREDSQAGRFITFEGIDGCGKTTVIRFVEQHLRQRQIPVLVTREPGGTTVGNEIRQVLLKVSDRAVTPKTELLLYAADRAQHVYERILPALREGRVVLCDRYTDATRAYQGYGRGFDLAWIESLMEFATGGLKPDLTILLDVDVAVARQRLQGRRERVGSASHDRLDAEDIQFHERVRQAYLELARQEPDRIKVVSAAGTPQQSCQAALEWVLRLLGLQQ